CCATAAATGCGGTCATATCATTAAAGTAGCTCAGCGTAGGAGGGTTTAAAGATAGGACTGTGTCAGATAGCATTAGCTTACGGACATTTGCCAATAGTGTTTTTTGTATTTTTTCGTGCTCCGCGTCATTTAATGCTTTATGTTGATAACCTAAGGTGATATGAAAAGGAAAAGCAATATTTTTAGTTAAATTAAAAAATGTAGCAATGCTCGCAATTTTCTCTTTTTGTACTGATGAAATATCTACTACTAATTGCAATACAGGCTTGGTAATAATCTTGGTACTTTTTGTAATTGAAGGAGAGAAATTTAAAAACATCAGCAAATGCTCATGTAGTAATTGGAAAAATGTCAAGTTCTTATCAATAAATTCCAGCCACTGATCTTCAGGTGTATGATTTTGCACAAATAAATTATAAGTAGTCATATGATAACTGGTTACTGGAAGCAATGAATAGTGCTCGGCTATAAGAGGGTCTTGCTGTAAAAAATTAAATATATTTTTCCAAAACGGCTCATCCTGAATGGTGGATATAACTGATAATCCCGGAAATGATGTGAATTTTCCATCTTCATTTATTTTGCCCATAAATAACTCACAAAGGTACATTTTAATCTAAATTTTATATGTTTTTAGTGATTAAGTAAAATATTTTGCATTAAACGAACTTTTTTTCCACCAATTGATCATTAATGTATCTATAATATGGAGACATAAAGTTCGTTATTAGGTGTCAATGTGGCTAAAAAGACAATATCCCCCGGTCAAGCGGTATTACTACTCATAGACCATTATAAAAAAAAATCATCCGATAAAGACATAAAAATATTAACAACTTTGTATTTAAATGGCCTATGTAATCCCACCGATTGCTCGATACTTGATCGGTATGTCGATAATAATAAGAGTATTTTCCGACCTTATAAAATCCTCGCAGAACCTTCCGTGATCAATAATGACCCTACGCGCAGGTATTTTGAAACCCATTTAGCGTATGAAACGCTAATGCATGATACCCACGAAGTCAATCTTAATAAACTAATCAAATATGTAAATAAATTAGAACTATTGATTAAAAATAATGATCCTGCCCGTTATCAAAAATGCCATTCTGTATTAGGAGGAAATTCAGAAGAAAGTGACTCTAATGTGCAGAAAGAATATGCTGACTACATGAAAAGGCTTAAGGCAGGAGAATTATTTTCAACACTAAAAGCAAATCAAAAATTAGTTATTGAGTTATTTATTCGAGCATCTTTTCTTGCAGTAAATTGCGCTCAATCAAATAAGATTAATCTTCCTCTTGATATTTATGGAAAAGGGATTTATGCAGAAGATGCGCGCGGAAAAGAACTATTACCAACAACACCGCATGAGGCTTCCAATCATGCAGGTAATGTTCGATCCAAGCATTTTGGTTTAATGAAAGGACACATGCCTTTACCTGGGGATGACAATGCTATGGCAGAATCGATCATCCCTTTTCTAAAAGGTAGTGATCAATCACGATTTGTGTTTGGAAAGCTCTGGACGGCATTAAACTTTTCCCGCCAGATGCATCCATTTTCTAATTCTATTTCCGGTAGTATGCTTTGTCAGTTGCGCACGCTATCCTTTTTTAATCAAAAAAATGAAGGTTATTTTAGTGAATCACATCAGGAGTTTCAGGCTTTTTTTAAACTCTATATTTCCACTCTTTTATTTTATAACGGTGGTCATTCTTTATTTGAGTTTGTTGCTCCGCTCATCTTATTACCTGCTATTCATAATGAATTCAGCAAAAATAAGATAGATTTTACTACCCTTACTATAGCCAACATTTTTAGCTCTGATCCGATACCATTAAATAAAGCCCTAGATAAAGCGATTGCTTATAATTTTCAGCATTTACGAAAGCAATTTCTCAATGACGAAATAGTCCTTTTTAAATGGCCTAAACGAAAGCGTGATAATGATTTGGAAGAAAACAAAAAATTAAAGTTTACTTCTGAAGAACCTTTCGAGGAGGAACCAGAAAAAAATGAGGATATAAAAAGCACGTTACTTTCACCAAAGAAATGAAGTTATTCTATTAAATAGCTTAAGGTTAGTATCAACTTGGGGCTGAGCTACCATAAAGATTGATTTCTAGGGTAGCTCAGAGACGGAGTAGAACTGCCGACGAAGATCTTCAATTCAAATACTTTAGGAACCTTGCCTAATTTTTAGAGCCTGTAAATTATTGAGTCAAACTTATCATGTGTTAAACAAACTCCATCAACCGCTCTTCGAATTCAATCATAAATCGATTAAGAACGGGTTTCCATTTTTTAGAGGCACTCATTATAGCAAGAGGTCAATAAAGCCTATGTTCTATAGAACATAGGCTGATACAACTACAATTTTATACAATCGACTTATACAAAACATAAGCCACACAGGCAGTTAGCTTTTCCACCATATCCAAATGTAAAAACTCATTAGGGCCATGAGCATTAGAGTGTGGGCCTAATACTCCAGTGATCATAAACTGGGCATCAGGGAACTTTTCGCCCAACATCCCCATGAAAGGAATGGTTCCGCCCTCGCCCATATAGGCTGCGGGTTTGCCGTAGTAGGTTTGTGAGGCGTCATCTGCTGCCGCTTCTAACCAGGGGGAAAGTTTTGGTGCATTCCAGCCTTTAGAGCCATCATCAATCGAAAAATGAATCTTAGCGTTGTACGGAGGATCTTGTGTTAATGTTTCATGAATTGTTGTTGCTGCAACCTTGGGGTTCACTAAAGGAGGTAGGCGCATTGATAGTTTTAATGCGGTCAATGGGCGCATCACATTACCTGCATTGGCAATGGGTGGAAATCCATCTGCTCCAGTGACTGTTAATGCTGGACGCCAAGTGCGATTTAAAATCAGTTCCGTTCTATCTTGAACTACAGGTTCTACCCCTTCATGCCATGGAAACTCATCATAAACGTGCTTACCTAAAGCCTCTGCACAATGATGAGCCTGTTTTACACGCTCCTCCGGAATATCGCAGTATAATTGGGACAACTTAACCGTTCCCGTGGTTTCATCTTCCAAACGATTAATCAACTGGCGAGCAACCCTAAAACTATCGGCCACAATACCACTGGCACTGCCTGAGTGAACCCCTTCACTGATTAGCTCAACCGACAACTCACCTACGACATTGCCGCGTAGAGAAGTAGTCATCCATAGCTGCTCGTAGTTACCTGCACCAGAATCAAGGCAAATCACTAATTTAGGCTGGCCAATGCGTTCTTTCAATAATTCGATGTAATAAGGCAAATCATAACTACCACTTTCTTCGCAAGCCTCAATAATCAATACACAACGTGGAAATGGAAGGCCCTGCTCTTCTAAGGCGCGAATTGCTGTTAAGGACGCATAAGCCGAATAACCATCATCAGCAGCACCACGGCCATACAGACGTCCGTCTTTAAGCACTGGCTTCCAAGGATGTAAATCTTCATGCCATCCCGACATTTCGGGTTGTTTATCTAAATGGCCGTACATTAATACGGTTTCATTGATTTGTCCGGGGATTTCCATAAAAAGTAGTGGAGTGCGCCCTTCTAAGCGCATCACTTCTAATTGCATCCCTTGAGGAGCATGTGCTTTACACCAATCAGCAATATGATCTACCGCCTGATCCATCAATCCGTGTTCTTTCCATTTCGCATCAAAATGGGGTGACTTATTTGGAATTTTTATGTAATCACATAGACTGGGAATAATCTCTTCCTGCCATTGCTGACGAATAAAGTCATACAGTGCTTGGGGATTGAACATGTATTTGCTCCTCAATAATAACCACAATCTGTTCCGTAGCTGATTTGATTTTTAATGCTTTAATTTTATTAAAAATCTCATCCTTGTTTTTTTCAAGATCACGCAGAGCTTTTACTAAAGTCTCTGCATTCAAGGAGCTGTCATCAATGACAGAACTAATACCCAATCCTTGAAAATACTTAGCATTTTGAATTTGGTCCCCACGACTAACCTGCGCTGATAAAGGAATTAAAATATGGGGCTTGCCTAAAGCTAATAATTCATACAGTGAATTTGCACCTGCACGAGAAACAACTACAGATGCGGCAGCAAATAAATCAGCTAACTCCTCATTTGCATATTCAAATTGTTTATAACCGGAAACATCCATCAAGGCAGCATCCATTTTACCTTTACCGCAAAGATGAATGACTTGATAGTTCTGGGTTAGCAGAGGCAACGCGTTGCGAATGCTGCGATTGATTGAGCCTGCACCTAAACTACCACCAATAGCCAAAAGACAGGGTTTGTCCGTATTAAAGCCACATGATGCCAATCCTGCAGCAGCATTTCCGGAAAATAATTGCTCACGGATAGGTGTTCCCGTTACTTCTATTTTTTCCTGGTTTTTAAAATGCTTTTTACCGGCATCAAAAGTAAGACAGATTTTATTCACAAACGGAAAACATAAGCGATTCGCAAGCCCAGGACTCATGTCTGACTCATGAGCAACTACGGGAATGCGGTTTAACCAAGCCCCTACTACCACAGGGAAAGCAACAAAGCCTCCCTTGGAAAACACTACATCTGGCTTTAACTTAGCGAGTAATACAAAAGCTTGAAAAATACCCAAAACGATTTTAAATGGATCCAATAAGTTCTTAACGCTTAGATATCGTCGCAATTTACCGCTTTTCACTGAATAAAATGGAATACCAAGTGGCTTTATCATTTGATTCTCAATGCCCTCAGCAGAACCTACATAAGCGATATCCCATCCCTTATGACGAAATTCTTGAATCAACGCAATATTAGGCGCTACATGGCCTGCTGTTCCGCCCCCAGTAAAAACGATACTTGGCATCATAATATTTCCCTAATCAATAAGCTTAAATCAATCGCTTGGATGGATTTAGTAATTGCACCAACAGAAATGAAATCTACTCCTGATGCTGCTATTTTGGCAATATTTTCAAGAGTAATTCCTCCGGAAGCTTCTAAAGTACATTGGTTAGATTGATTGATACGTACTGCCTCAGTAAGCATTTCCAAACTGAAATTGTCGAGCAATATTCGGTCCGGTTTTGCAGCCAGTGCCTCGCGTAATTCATCTAAAGTTTCAACCTCAGTCTCTACTAGAATATTATTTTGAGTCTGTCTTGCCAAGGCAATTGCTTTCACTACGGAGCCACATGCCTTGATATGATTCTCCTTAATCAAAAATGCGTCATAAAGTCCCATCCGGTGATTAACCCCACCGCCGCAGCTTACCGCATATTTTTGTGCCACACGCAGTCCAGGTAAGGTCTTGCGCGTGTCTAGTAAACGCGTCTTAGTGCCTTTTAATTGTTCTACATAGAGGTATGTTTGCGTCGCAGTAGCAGACAAAGTTTGTAAAAAATTCAACGCGGTACGCTCAGCAGTTAATATGCTGCGTGCCGGTCCAGAAATACGGCATAAGGTCGTCGGTTTCGCTAGCCAGGTTCCTTCAGTTACCAGCCACTCAAGTTTAATGTTCTTATCAATCTGGCTAAATACTTCATTAGCCCAAGGTTGGCCGCAAAGGAGCATAGGCTCTCGGGAAATAATTTCGGCTTCGGCCATTAGGTGCTCTGAGAGTAAGGCTGCGGTAACATCGCCAGTGCCCACATCTTCTTGCAACGCATGAGTCACATCAATCGGTACTTGTGATAAGTGTTTATTCATTTACAGTGCCTTTTTTTTCCTGCATTACAAAGCGCGCTTTTAATAATGGAGGAGCAATAAAAGTAGTGATCATAACCATTAAAACAATTGCTGAAAACAAATCGTCCGAAATTACTCCTAATGTTCGGCCGATAGAAGCAAAAATCAGCCCTACCTCTCCTCGTGGTAGCATACCAATACCAATGAGTAAGCGGTCGTCTTTGGCATTAGCTCCAAAACCACTCACTAATTTCCCTATAACCGCGGCAACAATTAAGCCTAAGGCGAGAATAATCACATTCCAATGCAAAAAGCTTTCCAATTTGACTTGAATACCAATCAAGATGAAAAACATTGGGGCTAATATAGTTTCTAAAGGGGATAATAAATGATAAATAGTACGATGAACCTTCTCTTTTGGGTTCGTCTCCAGCGATTTAAAATAATCATCATGCAGAATAACACCCGCAGTAAAGGCGCCAATAATCGTTGCCAACTGGATAAATGAAGCAAACCAAGAAAGCAACATGATAAATAAAAAGGAGATGAATAACTTAGCTTCCCAAGGTTCAAGGAAACGGAAAAAATGAATGGACCGACGTAAGATGAAAGGCCCTAACAGTAAGGCGCTGATAAAAAAGATTATGGACGCCATAACAATACGGAGCACTACCATAAAATCAACAGCCCCGCTAATTACTACTGAGCTAACCACGGCTAAAATAATTAAACCCAAAACGTCATCCAACATCGCCGCGCCCAGAATGGTTCGCGCTTCGCGTGTGCGTAATTTTTTCATCTCAGCCAATACACGAGCGGTGATCCCAATGCTAGTAGCACTTAGAGTGGCTCCAATAAATAAATCTGCTTGGAAGGAGGCTTCCGGCATTAATAAATAAGCGACTCCAAATCCAAGAATCATTGGCACAACTACCCCGATCAGGGCCACCAGTATTGAATCACGCCCAGTATGCTTTAATTCTTCAAAAGAGCTTTCTAAACCCACCATAAATAAGAGAAAAATAACGCCATAACGTGAAAAAATATCCACCACATAAGCGATTTTAAGATAATCAGCACCACGAGAGCTCGCTAAAGCAGTAATGACTTGTTGGGCATGTTCAGGATCAGAAATGATCTGGGTTACCGCAGTATTTAAAGGAACACCTTTTAAAACCTCGCGGACAATATCAAAAGTGGCAGCTCCCTCGCGTAATAAGGTAATTAATTGAAAGCCATAAAAGTAAAACAGATTGCCAATCAAGACTCCCATGAGCAACTCACCCAGTACGCTGGGCTGATTTAAGCGTCTGGCAATATAGCGTCCAAGAATGGCAAAGAAAAATATGGTGGTGACGCCAAGTAATACAAAAGTGATGGGATCAGCTTCTTCTGCTGCTGGAGATGCAAATGCCACCATAGGACTTAATCCGGCTAAAAATAACCACCATTTACGATGCTGCATAAAACTAAACCTCTCTGATAAATATAGGCATGGTGTTCGTTGATGTTGTCTATGTTGCGGCTTGAATTTGGATTCGTCAAGCGAGAGGGTTAATCCCCCCATTGGAATGCCGAATTACTGCGGCTTGCCCCTGAAGGGGCACTGCCAATTAGTTAAGGAAATCGGGCAATGCCTTGTAGGCTGGGCCCATGGCCCAACATAGAGTTCTGGAACGGCTTGATGTCCTTGTTGGCCCATAGGCCCTACAACTAAAATCCTTAACTAATAGCCGGGCCCTCAGGGCTTGACCGCGGTATAGGAAAAAAGCCTTGCCCATTCTCCGATATCTATTTCTGCTTGGCCAAAAACAAGCAAGTTTCCAATACCGAATCAGGATTTAATGAAACGCTTTCAATCCCCTCATTCATTAGCCATTGAGCAAAATCCTGATGATCGGAAGGGCCTTGACCACAGATTCCAATATACTTACCTGCTGCTTTACAAGTTGAAATGGCCATATGCAATAAGGCTTTTACTGCATCATTACGCTCATCAAACTGAGATGCAATCAATCCTGAGTCGCGGTCTAGGCCCAAAGTTAACTGCGTCAAATCATTAGAACCTATTGAAAAACCATCAAAATACTCTAAAAACTCTTTGGCTAACAAGGCATTGGAAGGAAGCTCGCACATCATGATCACTCTTAAGCCATGTTTGCCTCGCTCTAAACCGTTTTGTTT
Above is a genomic segment from Legionella lytica containing:
- the nadC gene encoding carboxylating nicotinate-nucleotide diphosphorylase, giving the protein MNKHLSQVPIDVTHALQEDVGTGDVTAALLSEHLMAEAEIISREPMLLCGQPWANEVFSQIDKNIKLEWLVTEGTWLAKPTTLCRISGPARSILTAERTALNFLQTLSATATQTYLYVEQLKGTKTRLLDTRKTLPGLRVAQKYAVSCGGGVNHRMGLYDAFLIKENHIKACGSVVKAIALARQTQNNILVETEVETLDELREALAAKPDRILLDNFSLEMLTEAVRINQSNQCTLEASGGITLENIAKIAASGVDFISVGAITKSIQAIDLSLLIREIL
- a CDS encoding undecaprenyldiphospho-muramoylpentapeptide beta-N-acetylglucosaminyltransferase; translation: MMPSIVFTGGGTAGHVAPNIALIQEFRHKGWDIAYVGSAEGIENQMIKPLGIPFYSVKSGKLRRYLSVKNLLDPFKIVLGIFQAFVLLAKLKPDVVFSKGGFVAFPVVVGAWLNRIPVVAHESDMSPGLANRLCFPFVNKICLTFDAGKKHFKNQEKIEVTGTPIREQLFSGNAAAGLASCGFNTDKPCLLAIGGSLGAGSINRSIRNALPLLTQNYQVIHLCGKGKMDAALMDVSGYKQFEYANEELADLFAAASVVVSRAGANSLYELLALGKPHILIPLSAQVSRGDQIQNAKYFQGLGISSVIDDSSLNAETLVKALRDLEKNKDEIFNKIKALKIKSATEQIVVIIEEQIHVQSPSTV
- a CDS encoding M20 family metallopeptidase, which encodes MFNPQALYDFIRQQWQEEIIPSLCDYIKIPNKSPHFDAKWKEHGLMDQAVDHIADWCKAHAPQGMQLEVMRLEGRTPLLFMEIPGQINETVLMYGHLDKQPEMSGWHEDLHPWKPVLKDGRLYGRGAADDGYSAYASLTAIRALEEQGLPFPRCVLIIEACEESGSYDLPYYIELLKERIGQPKLVICLDSGAGNYEQLWMTTSLRGNVVGELSVELISEGVHSGSASGIVADSFRVARQLINRLEDETTGTVKLSQLYCDIPEERVKQAHHCAEALGKHVYDEFPWHEGVEPVVQDRTELILNRTWRPALTVTGADGFPPIANAGNVMRPLTALKLSMRLPPLVNPKVAATTIHETLTQDPPYNAKIHFSIDDGSKGWNAPKLSPWLEAAADDASQTYYGKPAAYMGEGGTIPFMGMLGEKFPDAQFMITGVLGPHSNAHGPNEFLHLDMVEKLTACVAYVLYKSIV
- a CDS encoding cation:proton antiporter, which translates into the protein MQHRKWWLFLAGLSPMVAFASPAAEEADPITFVLLGVTTIFFFAILGRYIARRLNQPSVLGELLMGVLIGNLFYFYGFQLITLLREGAATFDIVREVLKGVPLNTAVTQIISDPEHAQQVITALASSRGADYLKIAYVVDIFSRYGVIFLLFMVGLESSFEELKHTGRDSILVALIGVVVPMILGFGVAYLLMPEASFQADLFIGATLSATSIGITARVLAEMKKLRTREARTILGAAMLDDVLGLIILAVVSSVVISGAVDFMVVLRIVMASIIFFISALLLGPFILRRSIHFFRFLEPWEAKLFISFLFIMLLSWFASFIQLATIIGAFTAGVILHDDYFKSLETNPKEKVHRTIYHLLSPLETILAPMFFILIGIQVKLESFLHWNVIILALGLIVAAVIGKLVSGFGANAKDDRLLIGIGMLPRGEVGLIFASIGRTLGVISDDLFSAIVLMVMITTFIAPPLLKARFVMQEKKGTVNE
- a CDS encoding DUF1868 domain-containing protein, with translation MGKINEDGKFTSFPGLSVISTIQDEPFWKNIFNFLQQDPLIAEHYSLLPVTSYHMTTYNLFVQNHTPEDQWLEFIDKNLTFFQLLHEHLLMFLNFSPSITKSTKIITKPVLQLVVDISSVQKEKIASIATFFNLTKNIAFPFHITLGYQHKALNDAEHEKIQKTLLANVRKLMLSDTVLSLNPPTLSYFNDMTAFMAWDGCINPFRTSSTSILDASPPMQEKQLVVNSFSQDNHNTFFSGEKNNSTNQDECTNKNSLK